From Etheostoma cragini isolate CJK2018 chromosome 1, CSU_Ecrag_1.0, whole genome shotgun sequence, a single genomic window includes:
- the lrrc4cb gene encoding leucine-rich repeat-containing protein 4C encodes MLNTMISSLQRQTMRGHRLKGALSNPLFVLLLALQILVVAGLVRAQTCPSVCSCSNQFSKVICTRRSLRDVPDGISTNTRYLNLQDNLIQVIKVDSFKHLRHLEILQLSKNHIRSIEIGAFNGLASLNTLELFDNRLTTIPNGAFEYLSKLKELWLRNNPIESIPSYAFNRVPSLRRLDLGELKRLSYISDGAFKDLSNLRYLNLGMCNLKEIPNILPLVRLEELEMSGNQLSVVKPSSFLGLVNLQKLWMMHAQIQTIERNSFDDLQSLVELNLAHNNLTFLPHDLFTPLHRLERVHLHHNPWNCNCDILWLSWWLKEAVPANTSCCARCHSPAVFKGRYIGELDHSYFQCDVPVIVEPPSDLNVTEGMGAELKCRTSSLTSISWLTPNGSLVTHGAYKVRLSVLNDGTLNFTSVTMQDTGTYTCMVSNTAGNISASAVLNVTSVENSGVTYFTTVTVETIETPGDDSQTPLPPFGWVSSSTTKGTPVSTRTTERTYTIPVLDLDGEGALNGLDEVMKTTKIIIGCFVAITLMAAVLLVIFYKMRKQHNQQDPDGPASSMEVITVEEELAGVAAMERHLTLPPLEHYNHYNTYKNTYHHAPMLSTIHSSTTQEPLLIQACSKDNVQETQI; translated from the coding sequence ATGCTGAACACAATGATTTCTTCCCTCCAGCGCCAGACAATGAGAGGTCATAGGCTGAAGGGGGCGCTGTCCAACCCCCTCTTTGTGCTGCTTTTGGCCCTCCAGATCCTGGTGGTGGCTGGACTGGTTCGCGCTCAGAcctgtccttctgtctgctcATGCAGCAACCAGTTTAGCAAAGTAATATGCACCCGACGCAGTCTGCGGGACGTCCCAGATGGCATTTCCACCAACACTCGCTACCTGAACCTCCAGGACAACCTCATCCAGGTCATCAAGGTGGACAGTTTCAAACATCTGCGCCATCTGGAAATCCTGCAGCTGAGCAAGAACCACATCCGCAGCATTGAAATTGGCGCCTTTAATGGACTGGCCAGTCTCAACACCTTGGAGCTCTTTGATAATCGGCTCACAACAATCCCCAATGGAGCATTTGAGTACTTGTCTAAGCTGAAGGAATTGTGGCTACGGAACAACCCCATCGAAAGTATACCATCTTATGCCTTCAACCGGGTCCCCTCGCTTCGAAGGCTGGATCTAGGTGAGCTCAAACGTCTCTCCTACATTTCGGATGGAGCCTTCAAGGACTTGAGCAATCTGCGCTACCTGAACCTGGGTATGTGCAACCTCAAGGAGATCCCCAACATCTTACCTTTGGTCAGACTTGAAGAGCTAGAAATGTCAGGAAACCAGCTCTCGGTTGTCAAGCCCAGCTCCTTTTTAGGTTTAGTGAACCTCCAAAAGCTGTGGATGATGCATGCCCAGATCCAAACAATTGAGAGGAATTCCTTTGATGATCTTCAGTCACTGGTTGAGCTCAACCTGGCTCACAACAACCTTACCTTTTTACCACATGACCTCTTCACACCATTGCATCGCCTGGAGCGGGTCCACCTCCATCACAACCCTTGGAACTGTAACTGTGATATCTTGTGGCTCAGCTGGTGGCTGAAGGAGGCAGTACCCGCCAACACTAGCTGCTGTGCCCGTTGCCATTCTCCTGCAGTCTTTAAAGGTCGCTACATTGGGGAATTGGACCACAGCTACTTCCAGTGTGATGTTCCTGTCATTGTGGAGCCACCCAGTGACTTGAATGTGACAGAAGGCATGGGTGCAGAGCTTAAATGTCGTACCAGCTCGCTGACATCCATCAGCTGGCTTACACCAAATGGTTCTTTGGTGACACATGGGGCTTACAAGGTGCGTTTGTCTGTACTTAATGATGGGACACTGAACTTCACTAGCGTCACAATGCAGGACACTGGGACTTACACCTGTATGGTAAGCAATACAGCAGGCAACATTTCTGCCTCTGCTGTGCTTAATGTCACTTCTGTGGAAAACAGTGGAGTGACCTATTTTACCACAGTCACCGTGGAGACCATTGAGACTCCGGGGGATGATAGCCAAACGCCGCTTCCCCCATTTGGCTGGGTCTCATCCTCTACAACAAAAGGGACTCCTGTTTCAACCCGGACCACAGAGCGGACTTATACAATTCCAGTTCTTGATCTGGATGGAGAGGGAGCCCTCAATGGCCTAGATGAGGTTATGAAAACCACCAAGATTATCATAGGCTGCTTTGTGGCCATCACACTTATGGCTGCTGTTCTGCTGGTTATTTTCTACAAGATGAGGAAGCAGCATAACCAGCAGGATCCTGATGGCCCTGCCTCCTCCATGGAGGTCATTACAGTTGAAGAAGAGCTTGCAGGTGTCGCTGCCATGGAGAGACACCTAACCCTGCCCCCTCTGGAGCACTACAACCACTACAACACCTACAAGAACACTTACCACCATGCTCCTATGCTCAGTACCATACACAGCTCAACCACACAGGAACCTTTACTGATTCAAGCCTGCTCAAAAGACAATGTACAAGAGACCCAAATCTGA